Below is a genomic region from Raphanus sativus cultivar WK10039 chromosome 4, ASM80110v3, whole genome shotgun sequence.
acaaatgcgGTGACTCACTAACATTTGACAGGTGTTTTTTTAATGTcatgtgtataatatataagatataaaactaCAATGCACAGGATATTAAAcgtacattttaaatttttggtaagtgatgtgagaaaaaaaaaagtttggtaaGTAAATCATCCAGCCAAATCTGGCCAAATCCTGTtagataataatagtaatttagattaattatttgttttaaatgcaATGGCAGTCCTTTGTAATATTTGAGCAACTTTAAGGGGACATAGTTAAGTGTACTTCAgccttaatagtttagatatacACTTTGAAAAGGTCCAAAAATAAACAGTAGCTAAACATTAGGTCTAAAATAAGATTCTAAGTCAATAAATAAGATGGATATTCACATCcccttataaataaataaataattcttTCAAGTCTGAAACAtcaacacaattttttttgtgtttatgaATGGAATAAATTTTCAGACGACTGTGTTGGCTACACATCTTATTGCACCAACAGTTATAACATGCAGTAGAGTCGgttaaaattttttaataactatAATTTTCGTTACTACGCTAGAAGCAAGATTACTATTAAGAATGTGGCACATACAATTTTCTCTTATTGTTTCCTTCACACGAGAAAACCAAATATGTAATTTTCAAGgaagttttctaaaatattaagtAGTTTTAATTGAATGtatgtttacatatttaaaagaaacatttgaGTATTTCAGATTAACAACAttgattaaaatgataaatctcGACTTCAACTGATAAATTTAATGTAATGTTATATTTTAAGTAATACAATTTTAGACTGGTTTTAACAatgtgttttgaaaattttcagtttgttaatttataaaatttataagtgGTTTGTGAGTTTTCAGATATGTACATTCCTGAattgtaaaccaaaataaacaaaatacaaaattataattaaaataactacTAGCGATAAGAAATGATTAcaccaaattaaaataaaattagaatttaagaaacaaactagattttgacccgcccttaaaagagcgagtatatttttttgttttaaattcaatttttgatatttttttgttttttttgagtatatttatattttttgtaatcatatttctgtataaatcttaatcaaaatatatttgttaaataatagcaatttaaaaaattgatccggtatacgcaCAGTTAAAGCTGGATTGCGGGTCGAATTCACCCCActgacccgccaacccgtggattttcaattttttttggtcaaaaaatctgacccgcacaacccgcaaacagATAATTTTGTACCCGAACCCGCTCcgtttaattttgtggttatctgcgggtaatatatatattttaaaaatcattatttaatttagttattataaaaatatatttataataaaaaatttatacatgttttaaattttaatttattattttcaaattccTGTATTTCTAAAaaagatatttacttttttactttttattttttaaatattttgcggGTCGACGGGCAGTCGCGATCCAAAACTCGCCAACCTACACTCACTCCgcataaaatattcataatccGTACccgcaaatcgattttttaaatagttgGACCAAATTTATGATCCGTCCTTAAAAGAACAGATATATTTTTAGGCTtcgaatattttaaaaataaataacttttagtTGATTAAACTTacaaacaaaaatgaagaaagtAGTTGACGTGTGAATTAGAGCGCAAAATGTATTAAAGAACATGCGGAAGACCTAACTCACACGTAGAGCCGGCCGTACTTTTTTGAACACAAAAACGGTTTTGAAGATCACAACAGCATGGGTAGAAATAGTTATATATACACACGCATAAGCAATTACATatagtaataatatttattttaattagactCATCTAATATCAATAGaacatacttcaactttaatagtattgatagttattaattttatttataaaaaataaactatagttataattttgtttagtaataaaatagtaattaaataaaaaattatatgtttttcattaacGTTTAATGAGATGATTTTATATAGTAtgatataaaacattattattacACACGTAATAttataccaaacaaaaaatataacacATTATAATTTGTCACTGAATTTAAAATGAGTATTGTAAATCAAGGCCCATgatcctatttttttttctacattCACGTGtgctttgaaaaaaaaagtcaaagcctcatattttctaaagaaaacCGATTATTATGCAGTTGGAGTGGTGGTTACAGCCACGATATATAATTTGATGAAGTTAGTATTTTTTAAGTATAgatcattaaaaataattagttggactGAACCTTTATCAACTGGTCATACaggagaattaatagaatagatatcaCAGAAAAGCttgatattttgaaaatcaGGTTTATTAATTCATCACAAGTCACTAACGCACTGATAACAAtactaactaaaataatataaaaataaaaaataaacaaaacaaaaaaaaatattttttatagattattGCACTTTATTTTCTtcgtaaatatttatttcctaTGTATACATAAGGATGAGTCACCTAATAGTAGATATAGGTCAAAAACATGTCATGGTCAAATTTTAGAcaatactaaaacaaaaatatggaaaactgaaattttttattttttctcgtATCGAAACGACACACAAATCAGTCTTCAGCAAAACGATGGATCGACCTCAAACCAATAacattagaaatttaaaatccATGCAACCTATTTCTCTGCAAAAGCCATCTTAAGCATTAGAGCTTCCAGAAAATTTCACTCCACAAGATCATAAGCCTTGCACATATCAATTTTGATAGCCGAAAATTTTGATTTGCAAATCGGGTTTGTTCTCATCGCATGAAAGATCTCTTGGGCAACCAGTATATTGTTCGAGATAAGTCGTCTAGCCACGAAGGCCGATAGTGTCTACGAGATTAACTTCGGGAGGAAATTTTTTAGCCGCCTACACAAGATCTTGGAGATGATCTTGTAGCTGACATTACATAAGTTTATCGGTCGAATGGTATCATCTCCTTTGCCCGGTCTGTCTTGGGGATCAGATCAATGTGCAatatcccgagttgtgatatatggaAATACTTAacagaattgatttggctacctatgttaTCAAAGTGAGCTTACCTTTTCCGACACACTATACAGAAAATAAGTGTAGTAATAGCGGACGGAAAACACTATGAGTCATGTATAATAGTGCTTCCTTATCCGCTCTAACAACGCCCGCTATAATATGTCAGACACTTTTAATAGCGGTCTTGGTTTATGCTATAACAATACAACAATAGCGTTGTTGTTTACgcaattgttaatatttataataacgtgatataaatgttattaaaaataatttatttgattatacCTATAGAAAATATAGCAAATGTTTCGTGTTATtgattagttttttaattatctgaaaatttaccaaaaataattatagattgtttttattgtaatatttattttgaatatttgtaaaaattaaaaaaatatttaaatgtttacaAAACCATAAAATATTTCCTTATTTACACAAACCATCAAAACCTATCAAACATATTATTTCGACTACTGATAAGCCTTCACAATCATTCCTAACATCTCTgctcttccaccaccaccaaGCTTCTCAACTATCTCTTTTCCCTCGCTTCTGAACCAACTCCATATCATCTCTTCTATCTCGCTCGACTCCAATCCATCTAATGTATCTGCAGCTAGCAGCaggaaaaaaacacaaatctGCTCAGACCAGTAACAAACTCAGGTAAAAAAATGCAGTAAGCAcagtcaaacaaaaaaatctcacCGTGTCAACGAGGTGTTAAATACCCATTCAGCAACACGGGTTCCAGGAGCACCAaaggactttttttttttgtaaacttcattcttaatttaaataaaaaacagaaaatgttACAGCCCATTTGCTTTAGTTTTTCAGCCTTAGTACATATCAAGGAAAAACCCAAAGCCCATTACCCTATAGTTTGAATCTAACGAAGAGTCACAGAAGATGTTTCAGAACGCAAGAGAGCTTTCTAGAGCGATGGCGATGGGGATCACTGTAATCGAATCCAACTCTGCATCATCTGAGAAGATCTGGTCGGGTTCGAGTTTCTGAAGGATTGAATCTTGTTTATCAGCTGTCGGTCCATTAGTCGAAAGATTTGATCCACCGATCGAAACAAGTTTGCATGCAGGCGCGAGTTCCGTTCAGCCAGAGCCAATACACAGAAGCTTGCCATACTAGACGAATGAGGAGCCTTTGGTATTGAGGCGGGGGAGTAGTTATCATCTGTTGGATCAATCCTTGCCAATCTCTTGTCGGAACGAGTTGAAGCCTTCTAGCCACGATTTGCCACAAGTCGAAACTGTAGTTGCAGGCAAAGTACAGGTGATCGCGCGATTCCTGTCCTGAGTTATACAGCAAGCACTTCTCATCCACTCGTAGTCCCCAGCCAATCATTCTATCCCGTGTAGGCAATCTGTTCTGCACAACCAGCCATGTATGGAAACTGTGGCGAGGAATGGCTCGAGAGATCCATACAGCGGAGTGCCATGTCACATCTGATTGTGGTTCACACATGTAATCATAGACAACACCAGTGTTAGAGGATGAGTATACCTTGCCATTTATTTCCCATTCGAAAAAGTCTTGATCCGTGGTTAGTTGAACTGTAGTCAGGAAGGTGTATAGCTGCAATTGTGCTTCCGAACGAGCTGGAGGGAGCCGCCAAGTCCCATCCTCGAAGAGTGAAGAGACAGTAGCACGGTATGAGATCCCCATTCTTGAATTAGTTCCTGATAAAAAAGTGTTAAGATCACCAAAAGGTGTCCAATTATCTGACCAGAATCTTGTTGATTCTCCATTCTGCAGTCGCACTTTGATGAGGGGAAACACAACTTGTTTCATCTTCAGTAGCTTATTGACAAGCCAATAGTAGGATTGCTTGGGTGATGTCGTCCAGTAATTGTGAATAGATCCTTTCAAGATGACTTCCTTGAACCATTGGACCCAAACCAAGTCTGGTCTGAAAAAGAGGAGCCAAAGGAGTCGTAGTGTGCACGCTCTGTTCCAGGTACGTAGGTCCTTTATTCCTAAACCTCCCTGTCTTTTAGTAAGAACCACAATTTCCCAAGATACTCTTGCAGAGTGATGACCTTCAATGTTGCCCTTCCACAGGAATATACCACATAGAGAGTTGATGCGATCGATGCAAGCTTTTGGTAAGATTAATGCATAGCACCAAAATATTGTAATCCCTGCAATAACCGTCTTGATGAGTAGCAGACGACCAGATAACGAGAGCGTCTTGACTGACCACGAGGAGAGCCGGGACTTCACTTGATGGATCAATGGTTCACAATTTGTCAGGGAGAGCTTCCGAGAGTTTAGCGGAACCCCGAGATAACGGAAGGGAAGAGAGCCGAGGGTCATTCCAGTAGAAGCTTGAATAAGGTCAGTTTCTGCTGTAGTCAAGCCTGAAGCATAGAAACTTGTTTTCTGCATACTGACTGCTAAAACTGATCTTTCTTCGAACTCTTTTAGGACTTGTAGCACCTGCTGAACCGAGCTTACCGAACCATCAATGAAGATTAGAAGGTCATCTGCGAATGAGAGGTGAGTAAGTTTAGTTGAGGAGCAATTTGAGTGATAGCGAAATATGTTTTGTCTTTCTGCTCTATTGAGCATGTGAGATAAGCAGTTCATCGCAATGACAAACAGATAGGGTGATAGGGGGTCTCCCTGTCTGATCCCTCTCTTCCCTTTGAAGTATCCGTGAACAAATCCGTTGTACCCAACCGTGAAATTTGATGTGCAGATACAGGCCCTGAGTTGGCGCAGGAAGCGAGTTGGTAATTGGAGACCCTCAAGACATGAGAACAGGAACTCCCAAGAGAGAGTATCAAACGCCTTCGCTATGTCGACCTTGATGGTAATCTTTTTACTCCCCTTGTTTTTGTGGTATCCATTCACTAGTTCCCCTGCAAAAGTTGTGTTCTCAACCAGTAACCTCCCCTTCACAAACTCTGTTTGGCTAGGTAGGATTAGCGTTGATAGCAGAGGCTTTAGTCGCTTAACCAGTAGCCGAGATATGACCTTGTAGATTGTGTTAAGGCATGAGATAGGACGGAAGTCAGTAATCTTTGTAGCACCAGGGAACTTCGGAACTAATGAGAGGATTGTTGAATTTGCTGTTGCAGGAAGGAAGTTAGTAGCAAAGAAGTTTCGAATAGCAGAGAGTACCTCTGGCCCAATAATTTCCCAAGAAGCTTTGTAAAATGCTGATGTTAGGCCATCCGGACCCGGGGCCTTATTTGGGTTTAGCTTGAAGAAGACTGCTTTTATCTCCTCATCAGAAGGGATGGATAACATCAGCTGAGCTAAGTGCTCCGGAAACTGAAAGGCCGAGAGGTCTTGATCCAGATCGGTGTAGTGTGCAGGAGCGGTGGATAGTAGTACTGAGGCCCTAGCACTGCTGTGAAGTGACTTACTGCTAGCTCACTCATTGCAAGAGGATCTGTTACCCATGTTCCATCAACTAGCGGGAAGGCTCGAATAGCGTTGTAGCTGGCTCTCGTTTGACAGATACGCATGAAGTAAGTCGTGTTCAGGTCCCCCTCTCTTAACCAGTTGATCCTTGATTTCTGTCTAAAGAATATTTCCTCTATCTCCCTTAGGAAATTCCACTTTTGATGCAGATCTCTCTCTGCCTGAAATGTAGCTGGAGTAGGGTTTTGAAGAGCTTGTACATGCGCAAGTTGAAGCAAACTGTTAGTTTCATTTACTCTCTCCTGAATTTTAGAGTAATTATctttgtttagaatttttagTGCACTCTTTATTTGCTTTAGTTTCCAACACAATTGAGGCAGAGTTTGACAAGCATTTCTAGTTTGAATCCATGCATCATGTATTAGCTGGGCGAAACCAGGGTGTTTGATGAGGTAGTTTTGGAATTTGTAGGGTTTGGTACCAGCTGAAGGGAGGCTAAAGGCTAGGTCCAGGACACATGGTGAATGGTCTGAGAAGAGAGGGGCTTGAAAGGTGGACAGGGCGTGGGGGTAGGAACCGATAAAGGCATTGTTCACCATCAGTCTATCAAGCTTCTTTGAGATGGGATTATCAGGTTGCGAGTTGATCCAGGTGAAAGTGGGGCCAACGTACCGAAGATCAAAGAGACCCAGTTGAGTGAAGCAATCTCTCAGCTGATACATGAGATAATCTGGCGCATAGATATTAGGATCAAAGTGCTCCATCGGGTGGACTATCTGATTTAGATCTCCACCTAGTACCCAGCTGCTACTTTCCAAGTCAAGAGTAGATTGTAGATGAATGAGCTCGGTCCAAAGAGCAACTCGCTCCGAGCTTGTATTAGCAGCATAGATAGCAGAGTAATAGGTGGTCTGTCGATTGGGGAAGCAGAGCTTACATGTGATGCATTGGCGAATTTGAGAGAGAATCTAAACATTAATGGTGTCTCGCCAGATTAAGATGATTCTTCCATCAGGATCAGAGTTATGATTCGAAGTATACTTCCAGCCAGGGCAAAGGCTAGACAAAATAGGGCTTAGAGAATTTTCCTTGATATGAGACTCTAGGATGGCTCCAAAAAGAGGTTTAGTAGTATATAGCCAAGAAGCAAAGGGTCTATGCTTGTTCGGGTCATTTAGGCCACAAACATTCCAAAAAATTAGCTTTACGCTCATTGAGAAATGGGAGGAGGATCCTCCGAAAGAATGGAGTGATCCTGAGTACCAGAAAGAAAAGCAAgctgaagagaagaagaaggagctAATGGGTCTATTTTGTGAGAGGAAGAAGAGTCAAAGAGCAAAAGAGGAGCAAAAGGATTGGGGTTAGTGTTTAAGGGGTTAGGCGGGGACAGGGTAGGAAAGGAGCGAGATCGTTTAAGAGATGGTCTAGTAGCGGGTACAGGAGTGATAAAAGGATTTGAGGGAAGGGAGTTCGAAGGGGGGCAGGCGAGAGCAGAAAAATGATTGGATAAACGTAAAGAGGGGGAGGGAGGAGGCAGAGCCGGAGGCAACTTGGAGGAGCCCGTAGCAATAACAATTACTTCAGAACCAGCAACAGAAGGTACATGCACTATCTCACTTGGAGGCTCCGACTGAGTAGCAGGTGCCTCTTTTGATTGAGAAACATGCCTATATTTCTTGTTATTCTTCTGAGCATCTTTTCTTgacatttgttttttctttgttgcttCTCCATCCAGTGGCGGTGGGGTGAAAAGGAGACAGTTCCTCACAATATGTCCTAGCTAATGACAATGAGAACATGTTGGAGGGACCCAAGGATAGTGAACCGAGACTTCTACTACTTCACCATCTTCCCTTTCAAGTTCCACAATCGAAGGAAGCTGCTTTGTAAGATCCACCTCCACCTTTACATGGGAAAGAGTAAGACTGACTAGGTTTTTTGTGAACTCGTCCATTTCTTTCGGTTCACCAATTAACCCAGCAACCAGACTCATTCCTTGATCATGTCGCAGGTCCAGTGGTACTGCAGTGAGGTGAGCCCAGATTTGGATAGCCTTTAACGGTGGCGTAGACTTGGAGTGAGCAGAGGACCATTGGGCAGTATGAAACATCGAGTCGCCAACATACCAGATGTTCTTCTCCAAGATCTTCTGTCGAAGGTAATCACTTTGAATACAGACAATGACAGAGCGATTTAACAGGTTGTTGTGAATTTCCAGTCGTTTTCCTTTCCCCCACATGTAATTAAACACACTTTGAATTTGGTGGAAAGGAGGAGATCTACCATTAAAGTAACAGATGATAAAGTCCTTATGAATCTCTGCTCCTCTTTGGAATACAATGTCAGGAATGAGGACCCGAGGCCTTCCATTTGGAGCAATGGTGACTGGAGCAAGACGCTGAAGTGTTTTATTCTCAGAGAGACGAATTCGCTCTACCAGAGAGGGTGGAGCAGTCTGAGTTTGAGATTGGTTGTTAACAGGGGGAAGAGGTTGTTAGTGGAGGTCAAGGTTTGTATCGGGGGCTAACGGTTGTTGAGATGGGGTTTGGTTTGTAACTGACTGGGAAGTGGGatttggattagggtttgtATAAGTAGATAGTGAACAGAAGGCTTTTTCAGTTTGGGCTAGGGAGGACGAGTTATGCGGTTTAGTTGAAGAGGCTTGGAGGGTTGAAGTTACAGATCCAGGTTCTTGAATGGTGTTCTTTACAGAGTCACCTTCAGAATCAGTTAACATCGGAGTTGTATCAGCTTCCTCGGTTGCAGAGGGAACAATTGTAGCAGAGGCTAAAGTTTTGAGGCCAGCTGCAGTTTTTTGTTTAGTTCCCTTGCTTGCCACAGAGGGGACAGTTTTAGATCTCGAAACAGTATCAAAGCGATAGTTGGGGAGAGGTTTGGGGGTGGATTTAGCTTCAGAAAGGGTTGGAAACTCTTGAGGAGAGAGCGGGGAGGTAGGGTCAGGTGGGTCTGGTGGTTGGAGGGGGATGGGTGGTGGTTCGCCAGCTACTACCGACGACGGATTCTCGCCGGAAAGACTCCCAGAAACACGCCATTTCGATTGCATTGGGAAACGGGACATGGAGAAAACtagatattttctttttagcaCCAAAGGACTTAACCTCTGCCTTCTTCCAGTATCAAGATCTTCATAAAGCTATCaccaaaaaaataagaaacataagcCATTCATACGACAATTCATAAGTCAAAACTCTGGAACACAACTCATGTCAGATTCATTAGTACCTTCGCCTTTTCATACTCCAACAAGATAAAAGTCTAAAACTTTACACAAGATATGATCGAGGCTTCAAGCTTCTTGTAAGATGGGTTCAGTTATCTTGTCTGAAACAGACATGAAAAAACAGTTAAACCTTGTTCATAATCAGACCATGTAACAAAGCTAGGAGCAAAGCAAGAAACTCACATAGCTTTCTCAATCAAAGATGAAAACTCACATAGATGGTTCCTGAAACACAAGAACGAAGAGTAACAAATGGAAAATCAGACACTTAGAATTAAACACAACACAGAATCATTGCaggtttttgattttatgaaCAGAACAGTTTTGATGAAACTTTTACACAATCAGAAACTGATCAAATTGAAAATCAGTTCCTAAACAACTCaaattaatttcgaaattgTCTTAAACTTAACAGTATCAATTGAAATAAGATAACACAGATTCTCCACAAGCAAACACAGATCTCTACAATCATATGAAAAGTCTAGACTCAGAATTGTGATCAAAGAACTCTGTTTTATCAGATTTCAACACCACAAAAAAACAGATTGATCAAATCTCAGCAGAAtatgaaaataccaaaaaaaaatcaaaagaaatcaGAGAGAGACTGAGAGAGAGAATAGAGAATAGAGAGGGAGTTTGTATAGCTTCAtaatttagtataaaataagtgttctaaatttaaaatgttatgatTTAATACTTTTTTGTATAGAGTTTGGAATATGATACAGGGTTTGGAGTATAAGTAGGGTTATGGATATATGTAGGGTTTGTATTATAATGTTTAAAGTTGAATATTTCTGTATGATATCTAATCTGAGTCTTtgaattaaaatgttttaagttgaataattatgtaaaaaatggAATTTAAGATATAGGGTTTAAGATatgtatttagggtttagtgcaTGTTTAGGAGTAAGGGcatatttaggatttagaacTTACGGTAAAaatgttcttttgtttttttttattattagtgttgaattttcttttttttttcattttactttTGGTgctatatttagattttatgatgagatattaaaaatttagaacttactcaaattttatttattaattattgctttaaaaatcattattaaatataatttactctAGTAAAATGTAAGTAAATCATTAAAAGTTAATGTGGATGTGATCCTCAGTCAGCAACTCTCTCGGTGCTATCAGCATGTTCCAAGCACTTCTCCACAATGTTGGATGCGTAGCGTATGCATACTTGTGCTGACTCATCTGAACAACATTCCCCGTCAACTTCTCAGTGATCTTTCTCCTTCCATCAGGCTCCCCTCTCTCCAGGACATGCTGTAAGAAAATCATCAAGCCAAGACTAAGAACAACATGATAAGCAAACGATACACTGATCACTGAGTTAACCATACCTGAGTGACATAGTTCCCATACTGATCATGAGCTAGAGCAAAAGCAGATTCCAAGATTTCATTGATTATACAACGAGTCTCCTCATCATCTGAGCAATGCTCCAAGGTTCTCTAAACACATACACAAATAGAGTGAACATTTCAAGAAGAAAGCCTCACTCTTAATCCCACAACTTACCTGGATCACTCTGCATCCACAAGGATGAGTAGAAAGAGTGGCAACTTGACCACGGATGagtaaaatgaaatatttcattttcaaggaaattttctaaaatattaagtAGTTTTAATTGAATTCatgtttacatatataaaagaaacgTTTGGGTATTTCAGATTAACAACATTGATTAAAATGATAATCTCGACTTCAACTGATAAATTTAATGTAATGTTATATTTTAAGTAATACAATTTTAGACTGGTTTTAACAAtgtgttttcaattttttcagtttgttagtttataaattttataagtggTTTGTGAGTTTTCGGAAATGTACATTCCTAAATAGTAaaccaaaatagaataaatacaaaattataattaaaataactatactAACGATAAGAAATTATTGCAccaaattaaactaaaattagaatttaagaaaaaaatatcacaaaaagctggatattttgaaaattcagGTTTGTTAATTTATCACAGGTCAGTAACGCACTGATAACAAtactaactaaaataatataaaaaataaacaaaacaaaacaatttttttaatagattaatgCACTTTATTTTCTTCGTAAATATTATTTCCTGTGTATACACAAGGATGAGTCACCTAGTAGTAGATATAGGCCAAAACATGTAAAGATCGAATTTTAGAcaatactaaataaaaaatattgaaaactgaaatattcatttttttctcgTATTGAAACGACATTCAAACGAGTCTTAAGTAAAACGATAGATAGACCTCAAACCAACAACATTggaaatttaaaatctatacaACCCATTTCTCTGCAAACCCCATCTTAAGCATTAGAGCTTCCAGAAAATTTCCTTCCACAAAATTATAAGCCTTGCTCATATGAGTCTTGATAGCCACAAATTTTGATTTGCAAAATCGGGTTTGTTTTCATAGCATGAAAGATCTCTTGGGCAACCAGTATAATTTTAGAACAAGTAAAATACATCTTATTTTTAGAACCATGATTATGAGTGTGTGCATTCCTGGACATGGAAACAATGCTGAAACTTTGCtcttttgagttttattttaccTAAACGGTTCAGCAATTGCTAGGTATTGAACGGTAGGTAGATCACGAAGTTTCTGACATTATAACTGGATCCTTTTTTATCAGAGCAATTTGGTTAGGAACCTCACGAGCGCCTCATTTAAGATCTCCAACGTTACTACtgaattaaccaaaaaaaaagttacaactTGTCAATAAtaacttttctcaaaaaaaaaattgtcaataATAACACAGCGCATAACATTAACAAACGGAATTATTTGATTTCCTTCTCTCTCTAGTTTCAGGGTGATTTTCTCGAGAATCAAACGGGGAAGAAGGAGA
It encodes:
- the LOC130511234 gene encoding uncharacterized protein LOC130511234 — encoded protein: MEHFDPNIYAPDYLMYQLRDCFTQLGLFDLRYVGPTFTWINSQPDNPISKKLDRLMVNNAFIGSYPHALSTFQAPLFSDHSPCVLDLAFSLPSAGTKPYKFQNYLIKHPGFAQLIHDAWIQTRNACQTLPQLCWKLKQIKSALKILNKDNYSKIQERVNETNSLLQLAHVQALQNPTPATFQAERDLHQKWNFLREIEEIFFRQKSRINWLREGDLNTTYFMRICQTRASYNAIRAFPLVDGTWVTDPLAMSELAVSHFTAVLGPQYYYPPLLHTTPIWIKTSRPFSFRST